A genomic stretch from Shewanella sediminis HAW-EB3 includes:
- a CDS encoding electron transport complex subunit E: MNSVLNEYKTIAIQGLWKNNPGLVQLLGLCPLLAVTATLTNALGLGLATMAVLIGSNVLVSLVKFYVPREIRIPVFVMIIAALVTCVQLLINAYAYGLYLSLGIFLPLIVTNCVIIGRAEAFASRNSLLKSAFDGFMMGLGFLLVLAVLGASREILGQGTLFEGADLLLGDWAASLTIHLWQVDTNFLLAMLPPGAFIGMGFLIAFKNIVDKQIADRSTTPAVTETVTRARITKVS, translated from the coding sequence ATGAATAGTGTGCTGAATGAATACAAGACGATTGCAATACAAGGGTTATGGAAAAATAACCCTGGTTTAGTGCAACTGCTAGGACTTTGCCCTCTGCTTGCTGTCACGGCGACACTGACCAATGCTCTGGGGCTAGGCCTTGCGACTATGGCCGTGCTCATTGGTTCGAATGTGCTGGTCTCACTGGTGAAATTTTATGTTCCGCGAGAGATCCGTATCCCTGTATTTGTCATGATAATCGCTGCCCTGGTCACCTGTGTGCAACTGCTGATTAATGCTTATGCTTACGGCCTATACCTCTCACTGGGCATTTTCCTGCCGCTGATCGTCACCAACTGCGTGATCATTGGACGTGCCGAGGCTTTTGCATCACGCAACTCTTTGCTTAAGTCCGCTTTCGATGGCTTCATGATGGGCTTAGGCTTTCTGCTTGTCCTTGCCGTACTCGGAGCGTCTCGTGAGATCTTAGGGCAAGGGACGCTATTTGAAGGCGCAGATCTGCTGCTTGGCGATTGGGCGGCCAGCCTCACGATTCACCTTTGGCAGGTCGATACCAACTTCTTGCTCGCCATGTTACCACCAGGGGCATTTATCGGTATGGGCTTCCTGATAGCATTCAAAAATATTGTCGATAAGCAAATTGCTGACCGCTCAACGACGCCCGCTGTAACCGAAACGGTTACTCGTGCCAGAATAACGAAAGTTAGCTAA
- the rsxG gene encoding electron transport complex subunit RsxG, which produces MKKSMIKNGLLLGVFALFCTALVAVVNQQTFDKIKQQQRLELKRVLHQIVPDELHDNELTEYCILIHDEDALGIDEPLSSYIATKQSLPVAIAIEAVAPDGYNGNIRLIIGINTAGEVLGVRTLNHSETPGLGDKIDLRKSDWVLGFNNRSIQDEKDRLWLVKKDGGDFDQFTGATITPRAYVKAVKNALLYFNSNKDTLLTRPANCEVNYQ; this is translated from the coding sequence TTGAAAAAATCTATGATAAAAAACGGTTTGCTACTGGGTGTATTCGCACTTTTTTGTACTGCACTCGTGGCTGTCGTCAACCAGCAAACCTTCGACAAGATAAAGCAGCAGCAGCGACTCGAGTTAAAACGGGTGTTACATCAAATCGTCCCCGATGAACTTCATGATAATGAACTCACTGAATACTGTATTCTTATTCATGATGAAGATGCATTAGGTATCGATGAGCCCTTGTCTTCATACATAGCGACTAAGCAGAGTCTTCCCGTTGCTATCGCAATAGAAGCTGTTGCGCCTGACGGATATAACGGTAATATCAGACTCATCATAGGCATCAATACCGCGGGTGAAGTACTGGGTGTAAGAACCCTGAATCACTCAGAGACGCCAGGCCTTGGTGACAAGATTGATTTAAGAAAATCAGATTGGGTATTGGGCTTTAATAATAGAAGCATACAAGATGAAAAGGATAGACTCTGGCTGGTCAAAAAAGATGGCGGAGATTTCGATCAATTTACCGGTGCAACCATTACTCCCAGAGCCTACGTTAAAGCGGTAAAGAATGCCCTGCTGTATTTCAATTCAAATAAAGATACCTTGCTAACAAGGCCTGCAAATTGCGAGGTTAACTACCAATGA
- the rsxD gene encoding electron transport complex subunit RsxD: MAFKIASSPHLSRSFQTSSLMQRVILCALPGVAVQCFFFGWGTVIQALLAMSVALLSEAVVLKLRARNVTDTLRDNSALLTGLLIGIAIPPLAPWWVTVIGTLFAIVIVKQLYGGLGHNIFNPAMAAYVMLLISFPVQMTSWVAPSVIASQPVDFIHSLQMIFTGASSSEINAYKLGFDGISMATPLDTIKTDLAMGLTTTESLSKAIFSDGFGVGWFWVNLAYLAGGLVMLKLKVIRWHITAGILAALFICSGVGYLLNPDTFTGPLLHLFSGATMLAAFFIATDPVTAATSVRGRLVFGALIGILVYIIRTFGGYPDAFAFAILLANLCAPFIDHYMKPRAYGHRSAT, encoded by the coding sequence ATGGCGTTTAAGATTGCCTCTTCGCCTCATTTGAGTCGTAGTTTTCAGACCAGCTCTTTAATGCAGCGTGTCATCTTATGTGCCCTACCCGGTGTCGCGGTGCAGTGTTTCTTTTTTGGCTGGGGTACTGTTATACAAGCCCTGCTCGCCATGAGCGTTGCATTATTAAGTGAAGCAGTTGTACTTAAACTCAGAGCACGCAACGTCACTGATACACTCAGAGATAACAGCGCGCTACTAACAGGATTGCTCATAGGTATCGCAATTCCCCCCCTCGCACCTTGGTGGGTAACTGTGATAGGAACCCTGTTTGCGATAGTGATAGTCAAACAACTTTACGGCGGTCTTGGGCATAATATTTTTAACCCTGCCATGGCGGCCTATGTCATGTTACTGATCTCATTTCCTGTACAGATGACGAGTTGGGTTGCCCCCTCAGTGATAGCGAGTCAGCCGGTAGACTTTATTCATAGTCTACAGATGATTTTCACCGGCGCCTCTTCGTCTGAGATCAATGCCTATAAACTCGGGTTTGATGGCATATCGATGGCAACCCCACTCGATACCATCAAAACGGATTTGGCCATGGGTCTGACTACAACCGAGAGTCTTTCAAAAGCTATCTTTTCAGATGGATTTGGTGTGGGTTGGTTTTGGGTCAACCTGGCATATCTTGCCGGTGGCTTAGTCATGTTGAAACTCAAGGTCATTCGTTGGCATATCACTGCCGGCATATTAGCTGCCCTGTTTATCTGTTCCGGTGTTGGCTACCTGCTTAACCCCGATACATTTACTGGTCCCCTGTTGCATCTGTTTTCTGGTGCAACCATGTTGGCAGCCTTCTTCATTGCTACCGATCCTGTAACGGCGGCAACCAGCGTAAGAGGACGCTTAGTCTTTGGCGCCTTGATCGGTATCCTGGTTTATATCATTCGAACGTTTGGTGGCTATCCGGATGCCTTTGCATTTGCCATTTTATTAGCCAACCTCTGTGCTCCTTTTATCGATCATTACATGAAACCTAGGGCCTACGGCCATAGATCAGCGACTTAA
- the rsxC gene encoding electron transport complex subunit RsxC translates to MLTLFEQIDKGTLWRSIGGIHPPERKTLSNRTSIASLALADEYIVPLNQVGESSVLAISEGDYVTKGMLLTRGTHFGHLPVHAPTSGHVTKIEQRPSNHASGLPVLSCVITPDGQDTLTPDIHAPLSWSDIASWSNQEILRKIQDAGIAGLGGAAFPTHIKLNPASDIELLIINAIECEPYITADDMLMREHSDAICLGIAIIHRLLQPKRLIIAVEDNKPEAIEEMHHALNRSQLPKEGVRITSVPTLYPSGGEKQLIQILTGEEVPSGSIPAQLGIVVQNIATSYAITDAVLRSYPLIERVVTVTGNNTSSPGNYWVPIGTPISHLLTQTGFRGNETDKVIIGGPMMGYALYNDSAPIIKGSNCLLLPDSNELAPAAKELACIRCGECAQVCPAQLLPQQLFWHAKAKEYDKAVNFNLADCIECGCCTYVCPSNIPLVEYYRIAKSAVKTEAEEKKQAELAKQRFELRTQRLEDERLAREAKQKEAAERRKSNMSTTDKDAVAEAMARIKAKKAASGSNVPTNAPDTPDNKRKDVSAAIARAKATKAAQNKPDDASGHSQPTEANSGDDKKAQIAAAVARAKAKKAAQQDSETDSNEQLAASVDVSKPSQEVVTPVDDKKAKIAAAVARAKAKKAAQQASETDSNDMLAASVDTSKPSQEVAPPVDDKKAKIAAAVARAKAKKAAQKASETGSGDELVTSVDISNPSQEVALPVDDKKAKIAAAVARAKAKKAAQKASETGSGDELVASVDISNPSQEVALPVDDKKAKIAAAVARAKAKKAAQKASETGSSDELVASVDASDAPQEVASPVDDKKARIAAAVAKAKAKKAMLKTESEKE, encoded by the coding sequence GTGCTAACTTTATTTGAACAGATTGATAAAGGAACACTTTGGCGTTCAATTGGCGGTATCCACCCCCCGGAGAGAAAGACCCTCTCAAACAGAACTTCCATTGCATCATTGGCCTTAGCCGATGAGTATATCGTCCCGCTGAACCAAGTCGGTGAATCGTCAGTCCTCGCTATCTCAGAGGGCGATTATGTCACTAAGGGCATGCTTTTAACACGCGGCACCCACTTTGGTCACCTGCCTGTTCATGCACCGACATCGGGTCATGTGACTAAGATTGAACAGCGTCCCAGTAACCATGCATCCGGGCTTCCGGTGCTAAGTTGTGTCATTACCCCTGATGGGCAGGATACACTTACACCTGATATACATGCCCCACTCTCATGGAGCGACATTGCATCTTGGTCAAACCAAGAGATCTTAAGAAAAATTCAGGATGCCGGTATCGCAGGTCTCGGCGGCGCGGCATTTCCTACCCATATCAAGCTCAACCCTGCCAGTGACATTGAACTGCTGATCATCAACGCCATTGAATGTGAGCCATACATCACAGCCGATGACATGCTCATGCGCGAGCATAGTGATGCGATATGCTTAGGGATCGCCATTATCCACCGTCTGCTTCAGCCTAAACGGCTGATAATCGCAGTTGAAGATAACAAGCCTGAAGCTATCGAAGAGATGCACCACGCGTTAAACCGCAGTCAACTCCCCAAAGAGGGAGTCAGGATAACCAGTGTCCCTACACTTTATCCTTCCGGCGGCGAGAAACAGTTAATACAGATTTTAACCGGTGAAGAGGTGCCTTCAGGTTCTATTCCGGCACAACTCGGGATAGTCGTCCAAAACATAGCGACCAGCTACGCTATCACAGATGCGGTCTTAAGAAGCTACCCGCTTATTGAACGGGTTGTCACTGTCACCGGCAATAACACATCCAGTCCCGGTAATTATTGGGTACCTATTGGTACACCAATATCTCACCTGTTAACTCAGACAGGGTTCAGAGGCAATGAGACCGATAAGGTTATTATCGGTGGCCCCATGATGGGTTATGCCCTATACAATGACAGCGCACCCATCATAAAGGGCAGTAACTGTCTACTCTTGCCCGATAGTAATGAGCTGGCCCCGGCCGCAAAAGAACTAGCCTGTATACGCTGTGGAGAGTGTGCTCAAGTATGCCCGGCTCAACTCTTGCCACAACAACTGTTTTGGCATGCAAAAGCCAAAGAATACGATAAAGCCGTCAATTTCAATCTTGCAGATTGCATCGAATGTGGATGTTGTACCTACGTTTGTCCCAGTAATATTCCACTGGTCGAGTATTACAGGATCGCCAAATCTGCGGTAAAGACGGAAGCTGAAGAGAAGAAACAAGCCGAACTGGCTAAGCAAAGATTTGAATTGAGAACTCAGCGGTTAGAGGATGAACGACTCGCCCGTGAAGCGAAGCAAAAAGAAGCCGCCGAACGACGTAAATCAAATATGTCCACTACAGATAAAGATGCCGTAGCTGAGGCCATGGCCAGAATTAAAGCCAAAAAGGCTGCTTCGGGCTCAAATGTCCCCACTAATGCACCAGACACTCCCGATAATAAGCGCAAGGATGTCTCTGCAGCAATTGCTCGTGCTAAGGCTACGAAGGCCGCGCAAAATAAACCTGATGACGCCTCAGGCCATTCACAGCCTACAGAGGCCAATTCGGGCGATGATAAGAAGGCTCAAATTGCTGCAGCAGTTGCCAGAGCAAAGGCTAAAAAGGCAGCGCAGCAAGATTCTGAAACTGATAGCAATGAACAGCTGGCGGCTTCTGTAGACGTAAGTAAGCCGTCACAAGAGGTGGTCACCCCCGTCGATGATAAGAAAGCTAAGATTGCCGCAGCGGTTGCCAGGGCTAAGGCTAAAAAGGCCGCGCAGCAAGCCTCTGAAACTGATAGCAATGATATGCTGGCGGCTTCTGTAGACACAAGCAAGCCATCACAAGAGGTAGCCCCCCCCGTCGATGATAAGAAAGCTAAGATTGCTGCAGCCGTTGCCAGGGCTAAGGCTAAAAAGGCCGCGCAGAAAGCCTCTGAAACTGGTAGCGGTGATGAACTTGTGACTTCTGTAGACATAAGCAATCCATCACAAGAGGTAGCCCTCCCCGTCGATGATAAAAAAGCTAAGATTGCTGCAGCCGTTGCCAGGGCTAAGGCTAAAAAGGCCGCGCAGAAAGCCTCTGAAACTGGTAGCGGTGATGAACTTGTGGCTTCTGTAGACATAAGCAATCCATCACAAGAGGTAGCCCTCCCCGTCGATGATAAAAAAGCTAAGATTGCTGCAGCCGTTGCCAGAGCAAAGGCTAAAAAGGCCGCGCAGAAAGCCTCTGAAACTGGTAGCAGTGATGAGCTTGTGGCTTCTGTAGACGCAAGCGACGCACCACAAGAGGTAGCTTCCCCGGTCGATGATAAGAAAGCACGGATAGCCGCAGCGGTCGCCAAGGCAAAGGCTAAAAAAGCAATGTTAAAAACAGAAAGTGAAAAGGAATAA
- the rsxB gene encoding electron transport complex subunit RsxB: MSGIFIAIILLTILALLFGILLGFAAEKFKVEGDPLVDQLEALLPQTQCGQCGYPGCRPYAEAIANGEKINLCPPGGSATMEKLAEMAGVEPEPLSATEEVQVKKVAYIREEECIGCTKCIQACPVDAILGSGKLMHTVITDYCTGCDLCVAPCPVDCIDMLPVEQTVKNWDWKLNAIPVKTLDEDCQC; encoded by the coding sequence ATGTCCGGAATTTTTATCGCAATAATTTTACTGACAATTCTGGCACTCTTGTTTGGTATTTTACTCGGTTTTGCCGCAGAGAAATTTAAAGTGGAGGGCGATCCACTTGTCGACCAGTTAGAAGCTCTCCTGCCTCAGACTCAATGTGGTCAGTGTGGATATCCTGGCTGCCGTCCCTACGCCGAGGCGATTGCCAACGGCGAAAAAATCAATTTGTGCCCGCCCGGTGGCAGTGCCACGATGGAAAAGTTAGCCGAGATGGCAGGGGTTGAACCTGAGCCCCTTTCGGCCACCGAAGAGGTACAAGTCAAGAAAGTCGCTTATATCCGTGAAGAGGAATGTATAGGCTGCACTAAGTGCATTCAAGCCTGTCCTGTCGATGCCATCTTAGGCAGCGGTAAGTTGATGCACACAGTTATCACCGACTACTGCACCGGCTGTGACCTTTGCGTAGCGCCCTGCCCGGTTGATTGCATAGATATGCTCCCCGTTGAACAAACCGTGAAAAATTGGGATTGGAAGCTTAATGCTATTCCCGTAAAAACCTTGGATGAGGATTGCCAGTGCTAA
- the rsxA gene encoding electron transport complex subunit RsxA, producing the protein MSEYLLLLISTVLVNNFVLVKFLGLCPFMGVSSKLESAIGMSMATTFVLTLASVLSYLVNQYLLLPFELGYLRTMSFILVIAVVVQFTEMLVQKTSASLYRALGIYLPLITTNCAVLGVALLNISEKHNFIESAIYGFGAAVGFSLVLILFSAMRERLAAADVPLPFRGGAIAMITAGLMSLAFMGFTGLVK; encoded by the coding sequence ATGAGTGAATATCTCCTGCTATTGATCAGCACTGTGTTGGTCAACAACTTTGTATTAGTCAAATTCCTTGGTTTATGCCCTTTCATGGGAGTGTCCAGCAAGCTCGAATCAGCCATTGGGATGTCGATGGCCACGACGTTTGTCCTTACTCTCGCGTCCGTATTGAGCTACTTGGTTAACCAATATCTGTTACTGCCTTTTGAGCTGGGCTACCTGAGAACGATGAGCTTTATTTTAGTCATTGCCGTCGTTGTTCAATTTACCGAAATGCTTGTCCAAAAAACCAGTGCCTCTCTCTACAGGGCTCTGGGGATATACCTTCCTCTTATCACAACTAACTGTGCCGTGCTCGGTGTTGCCTTACTGAATATCAGTGAGAAACATAACTTTATCGAGTCAGCTATCTATGGGTTTGGGGCTGCTGTCGGTTTTTCTCTGGTGTTGATCCTATTTTCGGCCATGCGTGAGCGCCTTGCCGCAGCCGATGTGCCTCTTCCGTTCAGAGGAGGAGCCATTGCGATGATCACAGCGGGTCTGATGTCTCTTGCATTTATGGGTTTTACAGGATTGGTTAAATAA